In one Candidatus Thermoplasmatota archaeon genomic region, the following are encoded:
- the nuoH gene encoding NADH-quinone oxidoreductase subunit NuoH: MADPLTNLIETLIAPPYAWFIGALLAVGFVLGVGGIMSYVMRKIMARIQTRLGPNRVGPFGLLQFLADGIKFMSKEDVIPSRADPWGFRIAPYLAIVPIIVAFVPLPFSNQVIVSDLSVGILFILAISAVAPIGEIVAGWASNNKYSMYGAMRAAALDVAYEIPLILSAIAVVMLAGTMSTTGIALAQHHLWFILLQPLGALIFFVAALAKAGVVPTDLPESESELVAGYFTEYSGMKFGVFFVGVLANIVFISALTVLLYFGGWTMPFLPTGGSWLWNLVGILVFLAKVAVFVFIVLATWFTLPRVRADQFLSIGWKVLFPLSVVNLVVAVAEVYFLKGGF; encoded by the coding sequence ATGGCGGACCCCCTGACGAACCTCATCGAGACGCTCATCGCCCCGCCCTACGCGTGGTTCATCGGCGCGCTCCTCGCCGTCGGCTTCGTGCTCGGCGTCGGCGGCATCATGTCCTACGTGATGCGCAAGATCATGGCGCGCATCCAGACGCGTCTTGGCCCGAACCGCGTCGGTCCCTTCGGCCTCCTGCAGTTCCTCGCGGACGGTATCAAGTTCATGTCCAAGGAGGACGTGATCCCGTCCCGCGCCGACCCCTGGGGCTTCCGCATCGCGCCTTATCTCGCGATCGTCCCCATCATCGTCGCCTTCGTTCCCCTGCCCTTCTCGAACCAGGTCATCGTGAGCGACCTCTCGGTCGGCATCCTGTTCATCCTCGCGATCAGCGCGGTCGCGCCGATCGGCGAGATCGTCGCGGGCTGGGCGTCGAACAACAAGTACTCGATGTACGGCGCGATGCGCGCGGCCGCGCTCGACGTCGCCTACGAGATCCCGCTCATCCTCTCCGCGATCGCGGTCGTGATGCTCGCGGGCACGATGAGCACGACAGGCATCGCGCTCGCGCAGCACCACCTCTGGTTCATCCTCCTGCAGCCGCTCGGCGCGCTCATCTTCTTCGTCGCGGCCCTCGCGAAGGCGGGCGTCGTCCCGACCGACCTGCCCGAGTCGGAATCGGAGCTCGTGGCCGGCTACTTCACCGAGTACTCGGGCATGAAGTTCGGCGTCTTCTTCGTCGGCGTGCTCGCGAACATCGTGTTCATCAGCGCCCTCACGGTGCTGCTCTACTTCGGCGGCTGGACGATGCCCTTCCTCCCCACGGGCGGGTCGTGGCTCTGGAACCTCGTCGGCATCCTCGTGTTCCTCGCGAAGGTGGCCGTCTTCGTCTTCATCGTGCTCGCGACGTGGTTCACGCTCCCCCGCGTGCGCGCGGACCAGTTCCTGAGCATCGGCTGGAAGGTCCTCTTCCCGCTGTCCGTCGTCAACCTCGTCGTCGCCGTCGCCGAGGTCTACTTCCTCAAGGGAGGTTTCTGA
- the nuoK gene encoding NADH-quinone oxidoreductase subunit NuoK codes for MLEGFPPITGGWVVALSAALFAIGVYGMITQRSGIRLLMSIEIMLNAANLNFAAFSSMFQTSTGYAFALFSIALAAAEAAVGLAILVNLFRLMQNIDTERARSLRW; via the coding sequence ATGCTCGAGGGCTTCCCGCCGATCACCGGCGGCTGGGTCGTCGCGCTCTCCGCCGCGCTCTTCGCGATCGGCGTCTACGGCATGATCACGCAACGCTCGGGCATCCGCCTGCTCATGAGCATCGAGATCATGCTGAACGCGGCGAACCTCAACTTCGCGGCGTTCTCGTCCATGTTCCAGACGAGCACCGGCTACGCGTTCGCGCTCTTCTCGATCGCGCTCGCCGCCGCCGAGGCCGCGGTCGGCCTCGCGATCCTCGTCAACCTGTTCCGCCTGATGCAGAACATCGACACCGAACGCGCCCGCAGCCTGAGGTGGTAA
- a CDS encoding NADH-quinone oxidoreductase subunit I, whose product MRVPILAFAKGFKETLTSMTKAPVTVEYPEEMRDVPENWRGRIKLYLDLCVGCTTCSMVCPNASCQMEALDYQAPKNKRAIFPRVDIVSCIYCGLCEETCPTDAIRLDKEFKLSEYDRGVFDYDSYELSKREGQLELERENEAKAG is encoded by the coding sequence ATGCGCGTACCGATCCTCGCCTTCGCCAAGGGATTCAAGGAGACCCTCACGTCCATGACGAAGGCCCCCGTGACGGTCGAATACCCCGAGGAGATGCGCGACGTGCCGGAGAACTGGCGCGGCCGCATCAAGCTCTATCTCGACCTCTGCGTCGGGTGCACCACGTGCTCGATGGTGTGCCCGAACGCGAGCTGCCAGATGGAGGCCCTCGACTACCAGGCGCCGAAGAACAAGCGCGCCATCTTCCCGCGCGTCGACATCGTGAGCTGCATCTACTGCGGCCTCTGCGAGGAGACGTGTCCCACGGACGCCATCCGGCTCGACAAGGAATTCAAGCTCTCCGAGTACGACCGCGGCGTCTTCGACTACGACTCGTACGAGCTCTCGAAGCGCGAGGGCCAGCTCGAGCTTGAACGCGAAAACGAGGCCAAGGCCGGTTAG
- a CDS encoding NADH-quinone oxidoreductase subunit J has translation MTGLSVIAFVEGSPLNNYAPEGGSQMATYLAYAVLAVLAGGAGWGFWNGARSDDRRRAGTLFAGGVLALGAAGYLAGLPSWGLAGVLAGLVLGSAMQIFVLVREKEITIWALLAAVGLGGLAIVAGAMLTGFFATALLMVFAGLKVVSVRENIHATVWLAALLIGVAAFFLLVGAEFLAAIQILVYVGAVITLILFTVMLTLPQERPHSLDELDLPPGFSVESVEDLQTATPAVGVGPMKSLVDTNPRKPVREPGNLYGVSIDDGVYGTETQTVAGTKKKEGSA, from the coding sequence ATGACGGGACTCAGTGTGATCGCGTTCGTCGAAGGGTCTCCCCTGAACAACTACGCGCCCGAGGGCGGAAGCCAGATGGCGACCTACCTCGCGTACGCAGTCCTCGCCGTCCTCGCGGGCGGCGCGGGATGGGGCTTCTGGAACGGCGCGCGCTCCGACGACCGCCGCCGCGCCGGCACGCTCTTTGCGGGCGGCGTCCTCGCGCTCGGCGCCGCGGGCTACCTCGCGGGTCTCCCGAGCTGGGGTCTCGCAGGCGTCCTCGCGGGTCTCGTCCTCGGCTCCGCGATGCAGATCTTCGTCCTCGTCCGCGAGAAGGAGATCACGATCTGGGCCCTCCTCGCGGCCGTCGGGCTCGGCGGCCTCGCGATCGTCGCGGGCGCGATGCTCACGGGCTTCTTCGCGACGGCGCTCCTCATGGTGTTCGCGGGCCTCAAGGTCGTCTCCGTGCGCGAGAACATCCACGCGACGGTCTGGCTCGCGGCGCTCCTCATCGGCGTCGCGGCGTTCTTCCTCCTCGTCGGCGCCGAGTTCCTGGCCGCGATCCAGATCCTCGTGTACGTCGGCGCGGTCATCACGCTCATCCTGTTCACGGTGATGCTCACGCTCCCGCAGGAGCGCCCGCACTCGCTCGACGAGCTGGACCTTCCGCCCGGCTTCTCGGTCGAGAGCGTCGAGGACCTCCAGACGGCGACGCCCGCGGTCGGCGTGGGCCCCATGAAGAGCCTCGTGGACACGAACCCGAGGAAGCCCGTGCGCGAGCCCGGCAACCTCTACGGCGTGAGCATCGACGACGGCGTCTACGGAACGGAGACGCAGACGGTCGCCGGCACGAAGAAGAAGGAGGGATCCGCCTGA
- a CDS encoding NADH-quinone oxidoreductase subunit D, with the protein MTTPAITPDNVTLKTAPASAEFPPALARLATKSAAEKQRLVLLNVGPQHPSTHGVLRLRVLLDGEIVRGVDPVIGYLHRGVEKLWEDGSYLQGIPLTDRLDYAAAMHNNYAFVRACEVLGNVQVPEKAQYIRVLTAEIQRVASHLLWLGPFCLDSGAVTPFFWCMRDREGAIALLERLSGARLTYNWYRIGGVKNDLPPGFLDEAARYCDYMEERLKEYWNLLAENDIFVVRTKKVGVLPKRLAINYGCSGPMLRGSGVAYDQRKAHPYDVYGRMKFDVPVRTGGDAYDRFIVRMKEMTESIRIIRQCIAEMPATGDYVSPEVGEGARQHRFKAPPGEVYAAIEGGRGEYGCLVVSDGTSKPYRFKWRAPTLSNLAPLHDMVVGLKIPDLVVSLGSIDIILGDLDR; encoded by the coding sequence CCGCGCCCGCTTCCGCCGAGTTCCCGCCCGCGCTCGCGCGCCTCGCGACGAAGTCCGCGGCCGAGAAGCAGCGCCTCGTGCTCCTCAACGTCGGCCCGCAGCACCCGTCGACCCACGGCGTGCTCCGGCTCCGCGTGCTCCTCGACGGCGAGATCGTGCGCGGCGTCGATCCCGTGATCGGCTACCTGCACCGCGGCGTCGAAAAGCTGTGGGAGGACGGATCGTACCTCCAGGGCATCCCGCTCACGGACCGCCTCGACTACGCGGCGGCCATGCACAACAACTACGCGTTCGTCCGCGCCTGCGAAGTGCTCGGCAACGTGCAGGTCCCGGAGAAGGCGCAGTACATCCGCGTCCTCACGGCCGAGATCCAGCGCGTCGCGTCGCACCTCCTGTGGCTCGGTCCCTTCTGCCTGGACTCGGGCGCCGTCACGCCCTTCTTCTGGTGCATGCGCGACCGCGAAGGCGCGATCGCGCTCCTCGAGCGCCTCTCGGGTGCGCGCCTCACGTACAACTGGTACCGTATCGGCGGCGTCAAGAACGACCTGCCGCCGGGCTTCCTCGACGAGGCCGCGCGGTACTGCGACTACATGGAGGAGCGGCTCAAGGAGTACTGGAACCTCCTCGCGGAGAACGACATCTTCGTCGTCCGCACGAAGAAGGTCGGCGTCCTCCCGAAGCGCCTCGCGATCAACTACGGCTGCTCGGGCCCGATGCTTCGCGGCTCCGGCGTCGCGTACGACCAGCGCAAGGCCCACCCGTACGACGTCTACGGCCGCATGAAGTTCGACGTGCCCGTCCGCACGGGCGGCGACGCCTACGACCGCTTCATCGTCCGCATGAAGGAGATGACGGAGTCGATCCGGATCATCCGCCAGTGCATCGCGGAGATGCCCGCGACGGGCGACTACGTCTCGCCCGAGGTCGGCGAGGGCGCCCGGCAGCACCGCTTCAAGGCCCCGCCCGGCGAAGTGTACGCCGCGATCGAGGGCGGCCGCGGCGAGTACGGCTGCCTCGTCGTCTCGGACGGCACCTCCAAACCCTACCGCTTCAAGTGGCGCGCGCCCACGCTCTCGAACCTCGCGCCCCTGCACGACATGGTCGTCGGCCTGAAGATCCCCGACCTCGTCGTCTCGCTCGGCTCGATCGACATCATCCTCGGCGACCTCGACCGGTGA